Proteins encoded in a region of the Elizabethkingia bruuniana genome:
- a CDS encoding Atu2307/SP_0267 family LLM class monooxygenase has translation MEIGIDSFIATGAYEGVLNPQQNIEAIEALLSKIEHADKMGLHIFGLGEHHRKEFLDEAPAVILAAAAARTKNIKLTSAVTVLSAADPVRVFQEYATLDLISKGRAEIVAGRGSFIDAYPLFGLNLQDYDQLFEEKIELLLAIRDKETVSWKGKFRAPLHEQSIYPRPYQESLPVWIGVGGTPESFIRAGKLGLPLIVAVIGGETHNFRPLIDLYYEAGEKAGHPREKLKVGLHSLGYVAEDTAQAKDEYFPGYQEMMGKIGKERGWPIPTRSQFEAQAGLTGAYVVGSPEEVAAKILRHSKALGGISRFTFQMDNPGLTQEQVYKSIELIGKKVIPLINQA, from the coding sequence ATGGAAATAGGAATAGACAGCTTTATTGCAACCGGTGCTTATGAAGGAGTTTTAAATCCTCAGCAAAATATAGAAGCCATAGAAGCTTTACTTAGTAAAATCGAACACGCTGATAAAATGGGACTTCATATCTTTGGGCTTGGGGAGCATCACCGAAAAGAATTTTTAGATGAAGCTCCGGCTGTTATTCTTGCAGCTGCCGCTGCTCGTACTAAAAACATTAAGCTTACCAGTGCAGTAACAGTATTGAGTGCAGCAGATCCTGTAAGAGTATTTCAGGAATATGCTACCCTAGATCTTATATCAAAAGGCCGGGCAGAGATTGTTGCCGGAAGAGGCTCTTTTATTGATGCTTATCCTCTATTCGGACTCAATTTGCAGGATTACGATCAGCTTTTTGAAGAAAAAATAGAATTACTACTCGCTATTCGTGACAAGGAAACAGTATCATGGAAAGGCAAGTTTCGCGCGCCTTTACACGAACAGTCTATATATCCGCGTCCATATCAGGAATCTCTTCCTGTATGGATTGGTGTTGGCGGAACGCCAGAATCTTTTATACGGGCGGGAAAACTTGGACTTCCTTTAATAGTCGCTGTTATCGGGGGCGAAACTCATAATTTCAGACCTTTGATTGATCTATATTACGAAGCAGGAGAAAAAGCAGGTCACCCAAGGGAAAAATTAAAAGTAGGATTACACTCTCTGGGTTATGTCGCTGAAGATACAGCTCAGGCAAAAGATGAATATTTTCCAGGATATCAGGAAATGATGGGCAAAATAGGTAAGGAACGAGGATGGCCTATACCTACCCGATCCCAGTTCGAGGCACAGGCCGGATTAACCGGAGCCTATGTTGTAGGAAGCCCTGAGGAAGTAGCTGCAAAAATACTTCGCCACAGTAAAGCATTGGGAGGTATTTCAAGATTTACCTTCCAGATGGATAATCCGGGGCTTACACAAGAGCAGGTTTATAAATCAATAGAACTGATTGGTAAAAAGGTAATTCCGTTGATTAACCAAGCATAA
- a CDS encoding NADPH-dependent FMN reductase, with amino-acid sequence MKILAFAGSTSSTSINRELVKFVLKDFQSHEINLIDLNDYSMPVFSVDLEKKGFPDQAHGFLKQIEECDVIICSLAEHNRSYSAAFKNVFDWSSRINVKVFQNKPMLLMSTSPGGYGGGNVMNTAKTFFPQFGALVMENFSLPKFYENFDLENGVINTEMLEELNNKIKSFKSQISA; translated from the coding sequence ATGAAAATATTAGCATTTGCAGGAAGTACCTCTTCCACTTCTATCAACCGGGAGCTTGTGAAATTTGTTTTAAAAGACTTTCAAAGTCACGAAATTAACCTGATCGATCTTAATGATTATTCTATGCCGGTATTTTCTGTGGATCTTGAGAAAAAAGGCTTTCCAGATCAGGCACATGGTTTTCTAAAACAAATTGAAGAATGCGATGTAATTATTTGTTCTCTTGCTGAACACAACAGATCTTATAGTGCTGCTTTTAAAAATGTATTCGACTGGTCATCAAGAATAAACGTGAAGGTTTTTCAAAACAAACCCATGTTACTAATGAGTACTTCTCCAGGAGGCTATGGCGGAGGAAATGTGATGAATACTGCAAAGACCTTCTTTCCACAGTTTGGTGCTCTTGTTATGGAAAATTTCTCCCTTCCAAAATTCTATGAAAATTTTGATTTGGAAAATGGAGTGATTAATACTGAAATGTTAGAAGAATTAAATAATAAAATCAAAAGTTTTAAATCTCAGATTTCAGCTTAG
- a CDS encoding class I SAM-dependent methyltransferase, translated as MINPAFQDSGKIEKWTDLGCGKGLYTNALAEILPGGSEIYSIDKDNQTLPIVNPEIKTEFIQHDFSKDLPVHIENLDGILMANSLQYILDKEQLLRNLKLKMKSKGRFVIIEYDTQRANSWVPYPINFIELKELFAKLGYPKIEKIARRKSVYQNNVMFTAVAEY; from the coding sequence ATGATTAATCCCGCATTTCAGGATTCCGGAAAGATTGAAAAATGGACGGATCTGGGGTGTGGAAAAGGTTTGTATACAAATGCCTTGGCAGAAATTCTTCCTGGCGGCAGTGAGATTTATTCTATAGATAAAGATAATCAAACTCTCCCGATTGTAAATCCGGAGATTAAAACTGAATTTATTCAGCATGACTTTTCCAAAGATCTTCCAGTACATATAGAAAATCTGGATGGTATTCTAATGGCAAACTCTCTTCAATATATTCTGGATAAAGAGCAGCTTCTCAGGAATCTTAAGTTAAAAATGAAATCGAAAGGAAGGTTTGTGATTATTGAGTATGATACTCAAAGAGCAAATTCATGGGTTCCCTATCCTATAAACTTCATTGAATTAAAAGAGCTTTTCGCTAAGTTGGGATATCCTAAAATCGAAAAAATTGCCCGGCGCAAATCTGTTTATCAGAATAATGTGATGTTTACTGCTGTCGCTGAATATTAG
- a CDS encoding LuxR family transcriptional regulator, whose translation MAEKKIIPISTEQFHEYFSIYNKADEKDSSVIYSGITENIKNFAVGHYFWFIVDCINMKTKDVSPDIELHTPYNQKGLNNQNIQYFIDLLHPEDCQYLLSALVSSVRIYKNMRKSDKNNLRFNFYARMLNHENNYRWVLIQAPRQCFNKYNQIESSLIVIYDLSHFPINEMPLLSILDHQGKEIQYSKHITLKNKKKDESNPYVTQREKEILMLMAQGLNSPKIAEQLFISYHTVENHKRNLRKKTKTKTSTELIAFSINNCILTV comes from the coding sequence ATGGCGGAGAAAAAGATCATACCCATTAGTACAGAGCAATTCCACGAATATTTTTCAATCTACAATAAAGCAGATGAAAAAGACAGTTCTGTAATATATTCTGGTATTACAGAAAATATTAAAAATTTTGCTGTAGGTCATTATTTTTGGTTTATAGTTGATTGTATCAATATGAAAACTAAAGATGTAAGCCCCGATATAGAACTTCATACTCCGTATAATCAAAAAGGATTAAACAACCAGAACATACAGTACTTTATAGATTTACTCCATCCGGAAGACTGCCAATATCTGCTTTCTGCTTTAGTCTCTTCTGTAAGGATATATAAGAATATGCGGAAATCTGATAAAAATAACCTCCGTTTTAATTTTTATGCCCGAATGCTTAATCATGAAAACAATTATCGCTGGGTTCTCATCCAGGCTCCTAGACAATGTTTTAATAAATATAACCAGATAGAAAGTTCATTAATTGTTATTTATGATTTATCCCATTTTCCAATAAATGAGATGCCCTTGCTTTCAATATTAGACCATCAGGGTAAAGAAATTCAATATTCGAAACATATTACATTAAAGAATAAGAAAAAGGATGAATCAAATCCTTATGTTACGCAACGTGAAAAAGAAATTCTAATGCTAATGGCTCAGGGACTAAACAGCCCAAAAATAGCAGAGCAATTGTTTATATCTTATCATACCGTTGAAAATCATAAGCGTAACCTGAGAAAAAAAACCAAGACAAAGACTTCTACAGAACTTATAGCCTTTAGTATAAATAATTGCATACTCACGGTTTAA
- a CDS encoding discoidin domain-containing protein, with protein sequence MKTKLFRPLLGAFLFAFMLNSCKRDITSGTETNPQANAGITTTTITNAWRNNPYKLNVIYFVPNDIDTIPNYRKRLSNIMLQLQKFYGDNLQRAGYGYTSFGLDLLSDTQVNIITIKGTKGNASYPYDGGGGVVLDEVRQYFTQNPTQKKSDHNLIIMPSYNSDPNNPGGPPFYGLGRDCFALDYAGMDTDKLGVPGATGDLATKWIGGLAHELGHGLNAPHNKEHKTEKPTLGTALMGAGNYSYGKTPTYITNATSALFSLSQTFATTTRSDWYASVQNNLVKLKGEFKDNKIIISGKYTSSLPVKIVNVYHDPFPAGGNKDYDAVAWDTRTTGGDSFSVECPLDDFYTLSGQYELKLNFYHENGTLVTYKYQYEFVNGVPNISVINTKDLLDRTGWQALSADSQESSDGVIANILDGNSSTVWHTKWRGGEAPLPHQFVVDMGAATTVNGFAFANRSNLNGAMKDIEIFKSNDNSTWTSVGTFSLKAQQSWQYVDLAQAQSMRYVKVKVTSTNGGFQYTHLAEFAAY encoded by the coding sequence ATGAAAACCAAACTATTCAGGCCCTTATTGGGCGCATTTCTGTTTGCCTTTATGTTGAATTCCTGTAAAAGGGATATAACCTCGGGAACGGAAACAAATCCTCAGGCCAATGCCGGGATTACAACTACAACGATTACGAATGCATGGCGTAATAATCCTTACAAACTCAATGTGATCTATTTTGTACCCAACGATATAGATACTATTCCTAACTACCGCAAAAGATTGAGCAACATTATGCTTCAGTTGCAAAAGTTTTATGGAGATAATCTGCAAAGAGCAGGCTATGGCTACACCTCTTTTGGGTTAGATCTTTTATCAGATACTCAGGTGAATATTATTACTATTAAAGGAACAAAAGGGAATGCCTCTTATCCATATGATGGAGGCGGAGGTGTGGTATTGGATGAAGTAAGACAATATTTTACACAAAACCCTACACAAAAGAAAAGTGATCATAATCTAATTATTATGCCTTCTTATAATTCGGATCCTAATAATCCGGGAGGACCTCCATTTTATGGATTAGGAAGAGATTGTTTTGCGCTGGACTATGCCGGAATGGATACGGATAAATTAGGAGTGCCGGGTGCAACAGGAGATTTGGCTACAAAATGGATAGGCGGACTAGCACATGAACTGGGACATGGACTCAATGCTCCACACAATAAAGAACATAAAACAGAGAAGCCTACTTTGGGAACAGCATTAATGGGAGCAGGAAATTACTCGTATGGTAAAACACCTACTTATATTACCAATGCAACATCGGCATTGTTTTCTTTGTCACAAACATTTGCTACAACAACCAGAAGTGACTGGTATGCTTCTGTACAAAATAATTTAGTGAAACTAAAAGGAGAATTTAAGGATAATAAAATTATTATTAGTGGTAAATATACTTCCAGCTTACCTGTAAAAATAGTAAATGTTTACCATGATCCTTTCCCGGCAGGTGGTAATAAAGACTACGACGCTGTGGCATGGGATACCCGTACGACAGGTGGAGACTCTTTTTCTGTAGAATGCCCACTGGATGATTTTTATACATTATCCGGACAGTATGAACTAAAGCTTAATTTCTATCATGAAAACGGAACTCTGGTAACCTATAAGTACCAATATGAGTTTGTAAATGGTGTGCCAAATATTTCGGTAATCAATACAAAAGACTTGTTGGACAGAACAGGATGGCAAGCTCTTTCTGCAGACAGTCAGGAATCTAGCGACGGAGTAATTGCAAATATTCTAGATGGTAATTCTTCAACAGTATGGCATACCAAGTGGAGAGGAGGAGAAGCTCCATTACCACATCAATTTGTTGTTGATATGGGAGCTGCAACTACAGTGAATGGATTTGCTTTTGCCAATCGCAGCAATTTAAATGGAGCCATGAAGGATATTGAAATCTTTAAAAGCAATGATAACAGTACCTGGACAAGTGTAGGCACTTTTTCATTAAAAGCTCAGCAAAGCTGGCAATATGTAGATCTGGCACAGGCACAGTCTATGAGGTATGTAAAAGTGAAGGTAACCTCTACAAACGGTGGATTCCAGTATACACATTTGGCGGAATTTGCAGCATACTAA
- a CDS encoding SRPBCC family protein encodes MKSDLFFDFSINKENNTIVIKREFNANSEQVWQAWTKAEFLDRWWAPKPYRAETKTLNFTEGGMWLYAMVSPENEKLWCKANYQKIEFKKLIVWFDAFCDESGNENTEKPHSNWSINFSTDDHLTTVHIILKHDSYKDIETILEMGFKEGFTMCMENLDELLLEVNK; translated from the coding sequence ATGAAAAGCGATCTTTTTTTTGATTTTTCTATAAACAAGGAAAACAATACTATTGTTATCAAACGGGAATTTAATGCAAATTCTGAGCAGGTGTGGCAAGCCTGGACAAAAGCGGAATTTCTTGACAGATGGTGGGCTCCGAAACCTTACAGGGCCGAGACAAAGACTTTAAATTTTACTGAAGGCGGAATGTGGCTATATGCTATGGTAAGTCCCGAAAATGAAAAACTCTGGTGTAAGGCCAACTATCAGAAGATTGAATTCAAAAAACTTATTGTATGGTTTGACGCTTTTTGTGACGAAAGCGGAAATGAAAATACTGAAAAACCACATTCTAACTGGAGTATTAATTTTTCTACAGACGATCATCTTACAACTGTGCATATAATTCTTAAGCATGATAGTTATAAAGATATAGAGACCATATTGGAGATGGGCTTTAAAGAAGGTTTCACAATGTGTATGGAAAACCTTGATGAATTACTACTGGAAGTGAATAAGTAA
- a CDS encoding DUF389 domain-containing protein — translation MRYFSNLFGLHSGEEDRKKVQEGVFKNISFRGANLWILACAILIASIGLNVNSTAVIIGAMLISPLMGPIVGAGFSLATYDFILLKKSFKNLIIATGVSLFVSSLYFYLSPFKEVQSELLARTSPTIYDVLIAFFGGIVGAVSITRAEKGNPIPGVAIATALMPPLCTAGFGLATLNFKFLAGALYLYSINCFFIGISTFLIIKYMKYSPVATGNSIFDKKLRITITVLMLLMIIPSSYLAYNLLNERKFSQNTERFLKDKFYNNGYITLYKKISYNSNPKTIELAFLSKKFDSTEINTLNKELTDYGLNNTKLTIKQNTSDLKTEILSEINKQSTNLSEKDLQLNALSSELKKYKIENPKLIKEIGILFPEISEVSLGKMDNYYPNDSTGTSSVLLYKADKKVDEDKLKRWLAEQLGETNIKLIKEEER, via the coding sequence ATGAGATATTTCAGTAATTTATTTGGTCTTCATAGTGGTGAAGAAGACCGCAAAAAAGTTCAGGAAGGGGTCTTTAAAAACATTTCCTTCAGAGGTGCCAATCTCTGGATATTAGCCTGCGCTATATTGATTGCCTCTATCGGATTGAATGTAAATTCTACCGCCGTTATTATTGGGGCCATGCTTATATCTCCGCTTATGGGGCCTATCGTAGGTGCTGGATTCTCCCTTGCCACCTATGATTTTATTCTACTAAAAAAATCTTTTAAAAACCTTATAATTGCAACCGGGGTCAGTCTTTTTGTTTCTTCCCTATATTTCTATTTAAGCCCTTTTAAAGAAGTACAATCCGAACTCTTGGCAAGAACCTCTCCTACTATCTATGATGTACTTATTGCTTTTTTTGGTGGTATTGTTGGTGCTGTTTCTATTACAAGGGCAGAGAAAGGGAATCCTATTCCGGGTGTTGCTATTGCCACAGCTCTTATGCCTCCATTGTGTACTGCAGGTTTCGGATTGGCAACTCTGAATTTCAAGTTTCTGGCTGGTGCTTTGTATCTCTATAGTATCAACTGCTTCTTCATTGGTATTTCTACTTTCCTCATCATTAAATACATGAAATACAGCCCGGTTGCTACAGGAAATTCAATTTTTGATAAAAAGCTCAGAATCACCATTACTGTACTGATGTTATTAATGATTATTCCAAGCTCTTACCTAGCTTATAATCTACTAAATGAAAGAAAATTTTCTCAGAATACGGAACGCTTTCTAAAAGATAAATTTTACAATAACGGCTATATAACCCTCTACAAAAAAATCAGCTATAATTCTAATCCCAAAACAATTGAACTGGCATTTCTTTCCAAAAAATTTGACAGTACTGAAATCAATACACTTAATAAGGAACTGACTGATTATGGGCTGAATAACACAAAACTTACTATAAAACAGAACACATCGGATCTTAAAACTGAAATCCTATCAGAAATCAATAAGCAAAGTACCAATCTTTCCGAAAAAGATCTGCAGCTGAATGCACTAAGTTCTGAACTTAAAAAATATAAAATTGAAAACCCAAAGCTTATTAAAGAAATTGGAATATTATTCCCAGAAATTTCCGAAGTATCATTGGGTAAAATGGATAATTATTACCCTAATGACTCTACGGGCACCTCTTCTGTTCTTTTATATAAAGCAGATAAAAAGGTGGATGAAGATAAACTAAAAAGATGGCTAGCAGAACAATTAGGTGAAACCAATATCAAACTGATCAAAGAAGAAGAAAGATAA
- a CDS encoding TonB-dependent receptor plug domain-containing protein yields MEKRLRDAFCVLGLLCLAGQAKSQKKDSTSVKGLDIQEVVITAMGVKKEVKKLGYDVTEVKGDVVNKVRAANPLNALAGKVAGLNIGANTEMLGRPEIVLRGSKDLLFVVDGVPINSDTWNLSPDDVESYSILKGPNAAALYGFRGINGAIIITTKKGTKNKKGWSVDFNSTTMFDTGFIALPESQYEYGRGTGFKYTYGNVLYDNGQRLPEWGPRFEGQPIQQYDSPWDPVTQTRGRTPWLARGVKNFENFVQGGITSTNNISLSSSGENYDARLSYSHLYQQGMFPNTKLNADNFNINLGYKINDKLRFDGNLNLSLQYTPNIPDVNYGPNSYIYMFKVYGSSDYDINDLRDIYKGPQGVQDLMQYSSEYGRLNSAWFMANEWLRSHRKTDVYGYLKATYSVNKDLDISLRSQITTWNQTRTEKVPPSTNLNDYVPWYSFGWYGDYRVDKRNLLENNTDLMVNFNKKLGNWNVSALGGASMRLFQYESDWATTKGLAIPKLYSLSNTKAPGLAYSWESQMQVYSAYYSVDFGYKNYFNINTTGRLDNLSTLRKGYNTFFYPSASISSVLSDYLNFGNTLSYLKIRGSFADVKGALTSSTIGSAYMALRVIL; encoded by the coding sequence ATGGAAAAAAGATTACGAGATGCCTTTTGTGTTTTGGGACTTTTATGTCTGGCGGGTCAAGCAAAATCACAAAAGAAAGATTCTACATCGGTTAAAGGACTGGATATTCAGGAAGTGGTCATTACAGCGATGGGGGTTAAAAAAGAAGTAAAGAAACTTGGATACGATGTTACTGAAGTAAAAGGAGATGTGGTAAACAAGGTGCGTGCTGCTAACCCTTTAAATGCACTTGCCGGTAAGGTTGCTGGTCTTAATATAGGAGCCAATACTGAAATGTTGGGACGCCCTGAAATTGTACTAAGGGGAAGTAAAGACCTGTTATTTGTTGTGGATGGGGTTCCTATTAATTCTGATACCTGGAATCTTAGTCCGGATGATGTTGAGAGTTATTCTATCTTAAAGGGACCTAATGCTGCGGCATTGTATGGTTTTCGTGGGATAAATGGCGCTATTATCATTACTACAAAAAAGGGAACTAAAAACAAAAAAGGCTGGAGCGTAGATTTCAACAGTACGACGATGTTTGATACTGGTTTTATTGCCTTACCTGAAAGCCAGTATGAATATGGCAGGGGTACAGGTTTTAAATATACCTATGGAAATGTACTTTATGATAACGGACAAAGGCTTCCTGAGTGGGGACCCCGTTTTGAAGGTCAGCCTATTCAGCAGTATGACAGCCCGTGGGATCCGGTAACCCAAACCAGAGGAAGAACACCTTGGCTGGCAAGAGGGGTGAAGAACTTTGAAAATTTTGTACAAGGAGGAATAACCAGTACAAATAATATTTCACTATCCTCTTCCGGAGAAAACTATGATGCAAGATTATCATACAGCCACCTATACCAACAGGGTATGTTTCCCAATACCAAGTTAAATGCTGATAATTTTAATATTAATCTGGGATACAAAATCAATGATAAGCTGAGATTTGATGGAAACCTTAACTTAAGTCTTCAGTATACGCCGAATATTCCGGATGTGAACTACGGGCCGAACAGTTATATCTATATGTTCAAGGTATATGGCTCTTCGGATTATGATATCAATGATTTAAGAGATATCTACAAAGGCCCTCAGGGAGTACAGGATCTTATGCAGTATTCTTCGGAATATGGACGTTTGAACAGTGCCTGGTTTATGGCGAACGAATGGTTGAGGTCGCACCGTAAAACAGATGTCTACGGATATTTAAAAGCCACTTACAGTGTCAATAAAGATTTAGATATTAGTCTTCGCTCGCAGATTACGACATGGAACCAAACACGTACGGAAAAAGTTCCGCCTTCTACCAACCTGAATGACTATGTTCCATGGTATAGCTTCGGATGGTATGGTGATTACAGGGTAGACAAGCGTAACCTTCTGGAAAATAACACTGACCTAATGGTTAATTTCAATAAAAAACTAGGCAATTGGAATGTTTCCGCATTAGGAGGAGCTAGTATGAGACTCTTCCAATATGAATCAGACTGGGCGACAACCAAAGGTCTGGCTATTCCTAAACTTTATTCTCTTTCTAATACCAAAGCTCCGGGACTTGCTTATTCATGGGAATCACAGATGCAGGTATACAGTGCCTATTACTCCGTGGATTTTGGTTATAAAAACTACTTTAACATCAATACAACAGGTAGATTAGACAACCTGTCTACTTTAAGAAAAGGTTATAACACCTTCTTCTATCCTTCAGCATCTATCAGTTCAGTACTTTCCGATTACCTGAACTTTGGAAATACATTGTCGTACCTTAAAATAAGAGGTTCGTTTGCGGATGTAAAAGGAGCGCTTACGTCTTCCACTATTGGCTCTGCTTATATGGCATTACGGGTAATACTCTAA
- a CDS encoding SusD/RagB family nutrient-binding outer membrane lipoprotein — translation MKNKWIYKIAVVLSLGFITISCNRDDALLSNPNSRSEDALIPPSLILNHITSNLIKSDEMPFSQAHKTNQYFVSNYSYYWGSNSYSWTDSGNEYDIYLYSVKMEDQAKKLGDQAQISFYTSLSKFFKAYSSIWLSQRVGDIPMSEAGNALNLTPKYDSQKDVFKNALNLLSEANTSLGTTITTYPALKNTVADASGDIFGLTYFQWQKVINTYRLRVLISLSKRQSDTPDLNIKGQFAAILNNPVLNPLMESISDNMLYKFNASYNPYPVYTSRSYTYGANIAKTILDITTSTKDPRTFVFATPAPAKYRVGGVPFSSFSAYVGASTNTAQSVLFAGTDTAGSTTTDKGDYSYINYKRYFSSQDGSTAEPYVLIGYSEMCFNIAEALNRGWASGDAGDWYTKGINASLSFYKLSNGSSISIGDRLGGTLGNVTVDTNTFLSNVAYLGNTAEGLKQILTQKYVSLFCNSGFEAFYNWRRTGFPEFQQGGVGIGTPNNMLPYRWTYPQGEITYNSTNYQNAVQSQYGGNDDITKMMWLLK, via the coding sequence ATGAAAAATAAATGGATATATAAAATTGCAGTGGTACTTTCTCTAGGCTTTATCACAATAAGCTGTAACAGAGATGATGCCTTGCTTAGCAATCCCAATTCAAGATCAGAAGATGCACTAATTCCGCCTTCTTTAATTCTAAATCATATTACCTCTAACCTTATCAAATCTGATGAGATGCCTTTCTCTCAGGCTCATAAAACCAATCAGTATTTTGTAAGCAATTATAGCTATTACTGGGGAAGTAATTCTTACAGCTGGACAGATTCGGGTAATGAATATGATATTTATCTGTATTCTGTTAAAATGGAGGATCAGGCAAAAAAACTTGGGGATCAGGCACAGATTAGTTTCTATACCTCGCTTTCTAAATTCTTTAAAGCTTACTCCTCTATATGGCTTTCCCAAAGGGTTGGAGATATTCCGATGTCTGAAGCCGGAAATGCTTTAAACCTGACTCCAAAATATGATTCACAGAAAGATGTCTTTAAAAATGCACTAAACCTTCTTAGTGAGGCCAATACCTCTTTAGGTACTACTATTACGACTTATCCGGCCTTAAAGAATACGGTAGCTGATGCTTCGGGAGATATCTTTGGACTTACTTATTTTCAATGGCAAAAGGTCATTAATACTTACCGCCTAAGGGTTTTAATAAGCTTAAGCAAAAGGCAAAGTGATACACCGGATCTTAATATAAAAGGACAATTCGCTGCGATACTAAATAATCCTGTATTAAATCCACTAATGGAATCTATTTCGGATAATATGCTTTATAAATTTAATGCCAGCTATAATCCTTATCCTGTGTATACCAGCCGGTCATATACCTACGGAGCTAACATTGCTAAAACAATTTTGGATATTACCACTTCTACGAAAGATCCACGAACTTTTGTTTTTGCTACTCCGGCGCCGGCTAAATATAGGGTAGGAGGTGTTCCTTTTTCAAGCTTCTCGGCTTATGTTGGGGCTAGTACTAATACAGCGCAGTCTGTTTTATTTGCAGGAACCGACACTGCAGGAAGTACCACGACGGATAAAGGGGACTATTCCTATATCAATTATAAAAGATATTTCTCTTCTCAGGATGGATCCACAGCTGAGCCTTATGTGCTTATTGGTTACTCTGAGATGTGCTTTAATATTGCTGAAGCTCTTAATCGCGGATGGGCAAGTGGTGATGCCGGTGATTGGTATACAAAGGGAATCAATGCTTCTTTAAGTTTCTATAAACTTTCCAATGGCAGTAGCATAAGTATTGGAGATAGACTCGGAGGCACCCTTGGAAATGTAACGGTAGATACGAATACTTTCCTTTCAAATGTGGCTTATTTAGGAAATACAGCTGAGGGGCTAAAGCAGATTTTAACGCAGAAATATGTCTCTTTATTCTGTAATTCTGGTTTTGAAGCTTTCTACAACTGGAGAAGAACCGGGTTTCCGGAATTTCAACAGGGTGGAGTAGGTATCGGAACACCTAATAACATGTTACCATACCGCTGGACCTATCCTCAGGGTGAGATCACTTATAACAGTACCAATTATCAGAATGCTGTACAATCTCAGTATGGAGGTAATGATGACATTACTAAGATGATGTGGCTTTTGAAATAA
- a CDS encoding HdeD family acid-resistance protein gives MNDSFNTTIRGSLKDWYFPVIAGILSLIMGVFLFMIPQTNYAQYILFYGVAFIIAGLLRLIFSFQNRRIINGWGWYLIYGMLILDLGIYLTIYSGKSSVLIIGLTALLRSITMLGTAIDLKRHEHYHWGRIATWSIAGIIFSALLILNPASAGIPINYVTALYFISIGIAAILLSGEYRKVNQHHYIMRKLMRKLDEDI, from the coding sequence ATGAATGATTCTTTTAACACCACTATCAGAGGTTCTCTGAAAGATTGGTATTTTCCTGTGATAGCAGGTATTCTCTCTCTAATAATGGGAGTATTTTTATTTATGATACCACAGACAAACTATGCTCAGTACATCCTGTTCTATGGAGTTGCCTTCATTATTGCAGGGCTGCTTCGTCTTATATTTTCTTTTCAAAACCGAAGAATAATTAATGGCTGGGGCTGGTATCTGATTTACGGAATGCTTATTCTGGATCTGGGAATTTATTTAACTATTTATTCCGGAAAATCATCTGTCCTTATTATTGGTTTAACGGCTTTATTACGCTCAATTACCATGCTCGGCACTGCAATCGATTTGAAAAGACACGAACATTATCATTGGGGACGTATTGCCACATGGAGTATTGCAGGAATTATTTTTTCTGCATTACTAATTTTAAATCCAGCTTCAGCTGGTATCCCAATTAACTATGTTACAGCCTTATATTTTATTAGTATTGGTATTGCTGCAATTTTGCTTTCCGGAGAATATAGAAAAGTGAATCAGCATCATTACATTATGCGTAAACTTATGCGTAAGCTGGATGAGGACATTTAG
- a CDS encoding GlsB/YeaQ/YmgE family stress response membrane protein yields MGILTWIIFGLIAGAIAKAIHPGSDPGGWIATIIIGIIGSVVGGWLGSMIFGVDVTGFNISSFLVAIGGAVLCLAVYRLIAK; encoded by the coding sequence ATGGGTATATTAACGTGGATTATATTCGGACTAATTGCAGGAGCAATTGCAAAAGCTATTCATCCAGGATCTGACCCCGGAGGTTGGATTGCAACAATTATCATTGGGATTATAGGTTCAGTTGTAGGAGGCTGGCTGGGATCAATGATTTTTGGTGTAGATGTTACAGGCTTTAATATTTCAAGCTTTTTAGTAGCAATCGGAGGAGCAGTTTTATGCTTGGCTGTCTACAGATTAATAGCAAAGTAG